The sequence CCGGGCCCATGAATTGGACATTCAAGCCCTGCTCGCGGGACTGACGCAGCAGCAAACCAAGCTCAGGGTGATAGCCGCCGAAATAGACCAAGTCAACACCGGCCGATTTCAGCTTGGTGATGATAGCGGAATAATCGCTGTCACCCACGTTGATGCCCTCGAACAAGGCAACGTTGACTTTTTCCTTCTCGAGCGCGGACTTGACCTGGTTGGCCACACCGGAGCCATAGGTCTGTTTGTCATGCAGCACGGCCACTTTCTTCGGCTTGATGGTATTTGCGATGTAGCGGGCAGCGAACGGGCCCTGCTGGTCATCGCGGCCAATCGTGCGGAAGAAATAATGCGGCTTGGTCGTGTCGGTCACCAGCGGCGAGGTGGCGCCCGGAGTGATGGCGACAATGCCTTCCTGCTCATAGACGTTGACGGCGGGCACGGTCACGCCCGAGCAGGCGTGGGCCACCGCAAACTTGGCACCGGAATTGACCACGCGGTTGGCGGCCGGCACGGCCTGCTTCGGTTCGCAGCCGTCGTCGATCAGAATGGCCTCGAGCTTCTTGCCCTTTACCCCACCCTTGGCATTGATGGATTCGATGGCAGTCAGTGCGCCTGCCTGGATTTGATCCCCGTATTGGGTGTTGGGACCGGTCATGGGCTGGGGAATACCGATTTTGATGGTATCGGCAGCGTGCACGGCCCCGGCGAAAGCCAGAGCGCCAATCGCGACGGCGAGCGGGGTAAAGCGTTGCGACAACTTCATGCAAATTCTCCCGGCAAGAGTATTGGAGCGGACTTATTGGTGGGTAGGCGAAACATCGTTATTCCGCATGCCTTGCTTACACGGCGCCGCAGACTCACGGCAGCGTCAATGTCGCGGCTATTCTGAAAGCATGGGTCCGGGGTGTCACTGCGTGGAATCCCCAATAGTCCTGTCGCCCGGCAAATGCGGGTCAGATAGCGCCCGAATGCGCCGATTTGGGCGGCGTAAGCCTCACGTAAGAGAGAGAGATGGAAATGGCGGCACCTGCTGCGATCTATGCTGCAGGTGCCGCCGTTGTGCTATCGATGCCAGGTGGGCGCCATCGCACCCAT comes from Bordetella holmesii ATCC 51541 and encodes:
- a CDS encoding leucine-, isoleucine-, valine-, threonine-, and alanine-binding protein, with translation MKLSQRFTPLAVAIGALAFAGAVHAADTIKIGIPQPMTGPNTQYGDQIQAGALTAIESINAKGGVKGKKLEAILIDDGCEPKQAVPAANRVVNSGAKFAVAHACSGVTVPAVNVYEQEGIVAITPGATSPLVTDTTKPHYFFRTIGRDDQQGPFAARYIANTIKPKKVAVLHDKQTYGSGVANQVKSALEKEKVNVALFEGINVGDSDYSAIITKLKSAGVDLVYFGGYHPELGLLLRQSREQGLNVQFMGPEGTANQDLVAIAGPAIEGLLVTLPSDFTKLPGNEGIVKAFKDAKRDPDGAFQMPAYAAVQLIADGINAVGEDPAKVADHLHKNSFDTAIGKVEYDAKGDLKDFEFAVFKWDKNGKKTQL